Proteins from a genomic interval of Rubinisphaera italica:
- a CDS encoding DUF1559 family PulG-like putative transporter, translated as MSTEGKSGSGFDAVLKLVLFTVILGLAFLFILPIVQQSRESGPRSACKNNLKWLALSMHNYHDLHGVFPSPNHHDGDSPPYSWRIALLPYIEEDQIFERYNFSEPWDGPTNSTMHSLQLDVFLCPDTSSRLKNHLRTVTDYVAITGEETIFSEGQPTKLTDVTDGTSNTIMFVELANSDIHWMEPRDLQFNAISNRMNKSGAGLSNIHNGGAYTALVDGSIRYLSEETDPDVLRALMTKSGGETIGDF; from the coding sequence ATGTCAACGGAAGGTAAAAGTGGATCAGGATTTGATGCGGTCCTTAAACTGGTTTTGTTTACAGTCATTCTGGGATTAGCATTTCTCTTTATTTTGCCAATCGTCCAACAGTCCAGAGAGTCTGGGCCTCGTTCAGCATGTAAAAACAATCTGAAATGGCTGGCTCTGTCAATGCACAATTACCACGACCTCCATGGAGTATTTCCATCACCCAATCATCACGATGGCGACTCACCTCCTTACAGTTGGCGAATTGCCTTGCTCCCTTATATCGAAGAGGACCAGATCTTTGAACGTTACAATTTCAGTGAACCCTGGGATGGGCCAACGAATTCCACAATGCATTCCCTTCAACTGGATGTTTTTCTTTGTCCGGATACTTCCAGCAGATTGAAAAACCATCTTCGTACCGTGACCGATTACGTGGCGATCACCGGCGAGGAAACGATATTCTCAGAAGGCCAGCCGACGAAATTGACAGATGTAACCGACGGAACCAGCAATACAATCATGTTTGTTGAACTGGCCAACTCAGATATTCACTGGATGGAACCGCGAGATTTGCAGTTCAATGCGATATCGAATCGCATGAATAAAAGTGGGGCAGGCCTTTCAAATATCCATAACGGAGGAGCCTATACTGCACTAGTTGATGGATCGATAAGATATCTCAGCGAGGAGACTGATCCCGATGTGCTGCGGGCCCTGATGACGAAAAGTGGAGGCGAGACAATTGGTGATTTTTGA
- a CDS encoding PP2C family protein-serine/threonine phosphatase, with amino-acid sequence MTEPSWEERLEAVYEMMHEMSRQTEAQAMVRAYAQRIGKLFPSSRRISLSRRELSAPQYRITRYSEWTDEVDPWKQKERLPLLREGLLAELLYSNRPHIIDDLQVDPNDPAAEYLEGQRSLMAIPMLDNGEALNMVITTQTEPHGFDKERFPDTFWMANLFGRATHNLVLKEEVRNAYVSIDQELKAVSEIQQSLLPKSMPDIPGLELAAYYQTSQRAGGDYYDFFPLCDGRWGFLIADVSGHGTPAAVVMAITHSIAHLYPGELYSPSELLTFVNQQLSKRYTSKIEAFVTAFYAIYDPKDHSLIYASAGHNAPRLWRCSQQRIETLDVAGGFPLGVSEDAEYDEATLQLNVGDRLVMYTDGITEAMDDEGNQFTTERLDYILNHSCRTGAEDLRFGILAAVDKHTRGAPATDDRTLVVATVH; translated from the coding sequence ATGACTGAGCCGAGTTGGGAAGAGCGTCTCGAAGCTGTTTACGAGATGATGCATGAAATGAGCCGCCAGACGGAGGCTCAGGCGATGGTGCGGGCGTATGCTCAGCGAATCGGAAAACTGTTTCCGAGTTCACGGCGAATTTCGCTGAGCCGTCGAGAGTTGTCTGCCCCGCAATATCGGATCACCCGTTACAGCGAATGGACCGACGAAGTCGATCCCTGGAAGCAGAAAGAGCGGCTGCCTTTACTACGCGAAGGTCTGCTGGCGGAACTCCTCTATTCCAATCGGCCTCACATCATTGATGACCTGCAGGTCGATCCCAACGATCCAGCTGCGGAGTATCTCGAAGGTCAACGCTCGTTGATGGCGATTCCGATGCTCGACAATGGTGAAGCCCTCAACATGGTCATCACCACTCAAACCGAACCGCATGGATTCGATAAAGAACGTTTCCCCGATACCTTCTGGATGGCCAATCTCTTTGGTCGCGCAACGCACAATCTCGTCCTCAAGGAAGAGGTTCGCAATGCCTATGTATCAATTGATCAGGAGCTGAAAGCCGTTTCAGAGATTCAGCAATCGTTATTGCCGAAATCTATGCCTGATATTCCCGGACTCGAACTGGCCGCTTATTATCAGACCTCCCAACGAGCTGGCGGAGACTATTACGATTTTTTTCCCCTGTGCGATGGTCGCTGGGGATTTCTCATCGCCGACGTCAGCGGTCACGGCACCCCGGCTGCGGTCGTGATGGCGATCACCCACTCGATTGCTCATCTCTATCCTGGCGAACTTTACTCGCCAAGTGAACTGCTGACGTTCGTCAATCAACAGCTCAGTAAACGCTACACCTCCAAGATTGAAGCATTCGTCACTGCGTTTTACGCGATTTACGATCCCAAAGATCACAGCTTGATTTACGCGTCAGCCGGACATAACGCACCCCGTTTGTGGCGGTGCAGTCAGCAGCGAATTGAAACCCTTGATGTGGCTGGAGGCTTTCCGCTCGGAGTGAGCGAAGACGCGGAGTACGACGAAGCAACATTACAGCTCAATGTCGGAGATCGTCTCGTCATGTATACAGACGGGATTACCGAAGCAATGGATGACGAAGGAAATCAGTTCACGACCGAGCGACTCGACTACATCCTCAATCACTCCTGCCGCACCGGAGCAGAAGATTTGCGATTCGGGATTCTTGCAGCGGTCGACAAACACACCCGCGGAGCCCCGGCTACGGATGATCGGACTTTGGTGGTGGCAACAGTACATTGA
- a CDS encoding type VI secretion protein IcmF/TssM N-terminal domain-containing protein produces MSNPLSNEVASKISAPPDISQGQSWYEYLKSSIQDFFNWILNWSFASKVAWAVFGVLILIVAVFWTLLWNQNNVPWIDSLSVERFETVALVLIIPLMVYRLVGAWTTGVESQQPDIRAAWDRGMKDLKNAGISVESVPIYLVVGSSGQRLERRIMEGLESNFLVSPDGLDNYPIHWYADRNAIYLYCTDCSWTNEIADRIDNLGALHPGIDLERPADQRVGKAFSKNSLEMRMRPKSRAQANATVDLDDYDDMQNYESVSEESFEASIGTLRSDSVHIDQSATTILTAEESMHQLQRLSYVCRLIQSVRDPLCPINGILTLSPFLILERSRAEVEQYHRAMRADLLTIQQTLMLKAPVIAMFFGMEKLRGFQELTRRIGKKGAEARRFGMGFELRAAATVTELQQYSLHVTGVFEDWIYKLFCDKDALTHPGNNLLYELLSTIRTRLKSHLSNFLSLGFGHDSKEKNQDDLIRFGGCYFASTGTKPDERAFLRAVFAKLESLQEEVEWTSVAIKRQSKFSFSIIIAGALILASVVAMGAMLYFNR; encoded by the coding sequence ATGTCGAATCCATTGAGTAACGAAGTGGCAAGTAAAATTTCTGCCCCGCCTGACATAAGTCAGGGGCAGTCGTGGTACGAATACCTGAAGTCATCCATTCAGGATTTTTTTAATTGGATCCTCAACTGGTCGTTTGCGTCGAAAGTCGCCTGGGCTGTCTTTGGTGTTCTGATTCTTATCGTAGCTGTCTTCTGGACGTTGCTATGGAACCAGAACAATGTTCCCTGGATCGACAGCCTTTCTGTAGAACGATTTGAAACGGTTGCACTCGTGTTAATTATTCCTTTGATGGTTTATCGTTTAGTCGGCGCATGGACAACTGGCGTGGAGTCTCAACAGCCTGACATCCGAGCCGCCTGGGATCGAGGAATGAAAGATCTCAAAAATGCCGGGATTTCGGTGGAATCGGTTCCCATTTATTTAGTCGTTGGATCGAGCGGCCAGCGCCTCGAACGGCGGATTATGGAGGGTCTGGAAAGTAATTTTCTCGTCAGTCCGGATGGTCTCGATAACTATCCGATTCACTGGTATGCCGATCGAAATGCGATTTATCTTTACTGTACCGATTGCAGTTGGACCAATGAAATTGCCGACCGGATCGACAATTTGGGAGCATTACACCCCGGTATCGATTTGGAGAGACCAGCTGATCAGCGTGTTGGCAAAGCGTTTTCGAAGAATTCCTTAGAAATGCGGATGCGTCCAAAGTCACGGGCGCAAGCCAATGCGACAGTCGATCTGGATGATTACGATGACATGCAGAATTACGAAAGTGTTTCTGAAGAATCGTTTGAGGCCTCGATTGGCACACTCCGATCCGATTCCGTGCACATCGATCAGAGTGCGACCACAATTCTGACTGCTGAAGAATCGATGCATCAACTGCAGCGACTGAGTTATGTCTGCCGTTTGATCCAATCGGTTCGCGATCCCTTATGCCCGATCAATGGGATCCTCACACTTTCTCCATTTTTGATTCTCGAACGCAGCCGAGCCGAGGTCGAGCAGTATCATCGTGCGATGCGAGCCGACTTACTCACCATCCAGCAAACACTCATGCTGAAAGCTCCCGTCATTGCCATGTTCTTCGGGATGGAAAAACTCCGCGGCTTTCAGGAACTGACTCGACGCATCGGAAAAAAAGGTGCCGAAGCCCGACGTTTCGGAATGGGCTTCGAACTGCGAGCCGCGGCTACAGTGACCGAACTCCAGCAATACTCACTACATGTGACCGGAGTTTTTGAGGACTGGATCTACAAGCTGTTCTGTGATAAAGATGCGCTGACACATCCCGGCAATAATCTGCTTTACGAATTACTTTCGACAATTCGCACGCGACTCAAATCTCATTTGTCCAATTTTTTGAGCCTCGGTTTTGGACACGATTCCAAAGAGAAAAATCAGGATGATCTCATCCGCTTCGGAGGCTGCTATTTCGCATCCACCGGAACGAAGCCTGATGAACGGGCTTTCCTGCGTGCTGTCTTCGCCAAACTGGAATCGCTCCAGGAAGAAGTCGAATGGACTTCGGTGGCCATCAAACGTCAGTCAAAATTTTCCTTCTCAATCATCATCGCTGGCGCTTTGATTCTCGCTTCTGTGGTGGCGATGGGTGCGATGCTGTATTTCAATCGATGA
- a CDS encoding DotU family type IV/VI secretion system protein, producing the protein MTPKFAKAIDPIFLFGIDFAERINRGEEIPAETAHLKFRSLFEEAEAILGGNKDWTLSKYAIVSWIDELLVEAPWSGRDWWGNNVLEVHYFNSRLCNEQFFAKAKEASILDLKDALEVYFDCVILGFRGFYADQQTASQIASSRNLPATLEEWMDKTSRAIRLGQGRPPLSEAVREIPGAPPLISKKRVVSIWTIAVLFVLVDVIFFIANFVA; encoded by the coding sequence ATGACTCCCAAGTTTGCCAAAGCGATAGACCCGATTTTTCTCTTCGGCATCGATTTTGCCGAGCGGATCAATCGTGGTGAAGAGATCCCGGCCGAGACGGCTCATCTGAAATTCCGGTCCTTATTTGAAGAAGCCGAGGCCATTCTTGGCGGCAATAAGGACTGGACCCTTTCAAAATATGCCATCGTCTCCTGGATTGATGAACTGCTGGTCGAAGCCCCCTGGTCGGGACGGGACTGGTGGGGAAACAATGTGCTTGAAGTGCATTATTTCAACTCACGTTTGTGTAACGAACAGTTTTTTGCAAAGGCGAAAGAAGCGTCCATCCTCGATTTGAAGGATGCTCTGGAAGTCTATTTTGATTGTGTCATTCTCGGTTTTCGAGGCTTTTATGCCGATCAACAGACCGCCTCTCAAATAGCCAGTTCCCGAAACTTACCCGCTACCCTTGAAGAGTGGATGGACAAAACCTCCCGAGCGATTCGACTTGGGCAGGGGCGGCCTCCACTTTCCGAAGCCGTCCGGGAAATTCCGGGAGCTCCTCCGTTAATTTCCAAGAAGCGGGTCGTTTCCATCTGGACGATCGCGGTTCTGTTTGTCCTGGTGGATGTGATTTTTTTCATCGCGAATTTTGTAGCGTGA
- the tssK gene encoding type VI secretion system baseplate subunit TssK, whose protein sequence is MKYAGVHWHEGQFLHPHHFQAADRYWSELNTLNQQWDHPYGYGIQDIEINTDALANSQFEVNRIHARLPDGSVISLNEGQVPNRIRLTDSANWQGENASRELTVYLGIPRLKLGRQNIAATEGGLNRYLEGELSLQDETQGGNDQLVKVKYNNVRLLLSNEDLAGFDLIPICKLTHAATESAALQLNRDYIPPVLNIDSWPELGRGLVHSCADMIGQKSEILSNQLQARRVGFESRHPGDLDRMFMLSALNESYAVLTSICESKGIHPNVAFRELYRAIGSLSIFGPGRRVPELPKYDHDNLGPIFRTLRDELQKLLDAVQEYEFEQRSFIGMGMGMQATLEAKWFHSTWEWFIGVNKGDLSSEECLELLSSGNLDWKFGSARQVEALFQRRAEGLTLEPLDRAVRALPSDAGWLFYRVPRTRTPAWQDVEATQTLAMRLRDTLIVNREDLQGEHRLIVSYRNKNVPLEFSLFAVPQQL, encoded by the coding sequence ATGAAGTATGCGGGAGTTCATTGGCACGAGGGTCAATTCCTTCATCCCCACCATTTTCAGGCGGCTGACCGCTACTGGTCTGAACTGAATACGCTCAATCAGCAGTGGGATCATCCCTATGGCTATGGCATTCAGGACATCGAAATCAATACGGATGCCCTGGCCAACTCTCAATTTGAAGTCAATCGCATCCATGCCCGGTTGCCCGATGGTTCTGTCATCTCACTAAATGAAGGTCAGGTCCCCAATCGAATCCGGCTAACCGACTCGGCCAACTGGCAGGGAGAAAACGCATCTCGCGAATTGACTGTCTATCTCGGCATTCCGCGACTCAAACTGGGACGCCAGAACATTGCGGCCACTGAGGGCGGACTGAATCGATATCTGGAAGGCGAACTGAGCCTGCAGGACGAAACCCAGGGCGGGAATGATCAGCTTGTCAAAGTGAAATACAATAACGTGAGGCTGCTGCTCTCGAATGAAGATCTGGCAGGATTCGATCTGATTCCGATCTGCAAGCTCACCCATGCCGCGACAGAATCGGCAGCACTGCAACTCAATCGTGACTACATCCCTCCAGTGTTAAACATCGATTCCTGGCCTGAACTGGGACGGGGGCTGGTGCATTCCTGTGCCGATATGATTGGCCAGAAGAGCGAAATTCTCAGTAATCAGCTACAGGCCAGACGAGTCGGTTTTGAGAGCCGTCATCCGGGAGATCTGGATCGGATGTTTATGCTCTCGGCTTTGAACGAGTCGTACGCAGTGCTGACGTCGATTTGTGAATCCAAAGGCATCCATCCCAATGTTGCATTTCGGGAATTGTATCGTGCGATTGGAAGTCTCTCGATTTTCGGTCCCGGTCGAAGGGTTCCCGAATTACCGAAATACGATCACGATAACCTCGGGCCTATCTTCCGCACCCTCCGCGATGAGCTTCAAAAACTGCTTGATGCGGTTCAGGAATACGAATTCGAACAACGCTCATTCATCGGCATGGGGATGGGCATGCAAGCGACATTGGAAGCAAAATGGTTTCATTCGACCTGGGAATGGTTTATCGGCGTGAATAAGGGAGACCTCTCCAGTGAAGAATGTCTCGAACTGTTATCCTCGGGAAATCTTGACTGGAAATTCGGGAGTGCCCGTCAGGTCGAAGCGTTATTTCAACGTCGAGCAGAAGGTTTGACGCTGGAACCACTCGACAGAGCGGTTCGTGCGCTTCCTTCGGATGCGGGCTGGCTGTTTTACCGCGTTCCCCGCACCCGAACTCCAGCCTGGCAGGACGTGGAAGCGACGCAAACTCTGGCGATGAGGCTCCGTGATACACTGATTGTGAATCGGGAGGATCTTCAAGGAGAGCATCGCCTGATCGTTTCCTATCGTAACAAGAATGTCCCTCTGGAATTTTCCCTCTTTGCAGTACCACAACAATTATGA
- a CDS encoding transporter, translating to MICSVQAGNGKGTRRLFDQKDDPARKLENTQPKTTEKPAPADEDQNSEDTSVENAGVENAGHAEISTEETPLRGPLLVGGLPPKWTVVEQKETSDELQVSALPPETGFFPESEYAPPPLLEGPGGELIYPDNFPANPNMAVPMFQSVIGGEDFSGFPVYPESAYPEEICVEQVSCEKIRPCCDPCSPWFKIFQPFCSQPQPEGGIGEERVMFAPFLIETPVPQNYTGLRFDFATGLETPDRSELFWAKQGIGPPLNENEVNYQDMTLALASGGKYFSTTTKVPIRFINPDINDSTVGLGDLSIATRLLIIDGDHWKLTQYFNTILPTGSKARGLGTGHTSLEPGFLAQLKWTDKTYFFGDLRYQFPIGGDPVHSGQRLMYGLGMSTVQYQTDIFAVMPTFELLGWSALDGAKTLPSGFVVDVDSETAAVLSTGLRFVLGPAGDLGLFEAGINTAMSLNDRALYQTLTTIDFRFVY from the coding sequence ATGATTTGCTCCGTTCAAGCAGGCAACGGGAAGGGAACACGCCGACTATTCGATCAAAAAGACGATCCTGCCAGGAAATTAGAGAATACGCAGCCTAAGACAACGGAAAAGCCCGCACCTGCGGACGAAGACCAAAATTCAGAGGATACCTCTGTTGAGAATGCTGGTGTTGAGAATGCTGGGCATGCTGAGATTTCTACAGAGGAAACACCTTTGCGAGGACCGCTGCTGGTCGGAGGGCTGCCCCCGAAGTGGACGGTTGTTGAGCAAAAGGAAACGTCGGATGAACTCCAAGTCAGCGCTTTACCCCCAGAGACCGGATTCTTCCCTGAATCTGAATATGCCCCGCCACCATTACTGGAAGGCCCCGGGGGAGAACTGATTTATCCAGACAATTTCCCAGCCAATCCCAACATGGCGGTCCCGATGTTTCAATCGGTCATCGGCGGAGAGGATTTCTCGGGATTCCCCGTCTATCCTGAATCGGCCTATCCCGAAGAAATCTGTGTCGAACAGGTCTCCTGCGAAAAAATCCGCCCCTGCTGCGATCCTTGCTCCCCCTGGTTTAAGATTTTTCAGCCCTTCTGTTCACAACCACAACCGGAAGGGGGCATCGGCGAAGAACGAGTCATGTTTGCTCCGTTTCTCATCGAAACTCCAGTACCTCAAAACTACACCGGCTTACGTTTCGACTTCGCGACTGGCCTGGAAACCCCAGATCGCTCCGAACTCTTCTGGGCCAAGCAGGGCATTGGTCCTCCGCTCAATGAAAACGAAGTCAACTATCAGGATATGACGCTCGCACTCGCCTCGGGCGGAAAATACTTTTCGACGACAACCAAAGTCCCCATCCGCTTCATCAATCCCGATATCAACGACAGCACCGTCGGCCTGGGCGACCTCAGTATCGCAACAAGATTACTGATCATCGATGGCGACCACTGGAAATTGACCCAATACTTCAACACGATTCTGCCAACCGGCTCCAAAGCCCGCGGACTCGGAACCGGACATACCTCATTGGAACCTGGCTTTCTGGCTCAACTGAAGTGGACCGATAAAACCTATTTCTTCGGCGACCTGCGCTATCAATTCCCCATTGGAGGCGATCCCGTCCATTCCGGTCAGCGATTGATGTACGGCTTGGGCATGAGTACCGTCCAATACCAGACGGACATCTTTGCAGTCATGCCAACCTTCGAACTCCTCGGCTGGAGTGCCCTCGATGGAGCCAAAACACTGCCCAGCGGCTTTGTCGTCGACGTCGACTCCGAAACCGCAGCCGTCCTCTCCACAGGCCTCCGCTTCGTCCTCGGCCCCGCCGGAGACCTCGGCCTCTTCGAAGCCGGTATCAACACCGCCATGTCTCTCAACGACCGAGCCCTCTATCAAACACTCACAACCATCGACTTCCGCTTTGTGTATTGA
- a CDS encoding tyrosine-type recombinase/integrase, whose protein sequence is MIKNYLIADRVKIIPRGKKKIYTAEFSHEGKHCRKSLKTSNQKEAIRRATQLAANLTSGEFRKEVARTSLCDAQELYLSQLAFEERAESTQERYRGELNTFIQFCAARGIRNLAQIKPLHFDEYRKHRASTHAPATVYHESMVIKQFLNWCVSRHLLKESPLNRIKIPSVKSSCRRLVPTLEQVYQILESLSASQSIMLAILAFTGIRSGELKRLRKEDVDLKNNWIHIMSRKGAETKTRDSRKIPIHPNLRCILEHHHPTPGPWFLTAQASHQYPEGDHPINPKNLKVRVQATARQFGIPVGQKSNGLVLHSFRHFFETHAVNSGIPQKAIDSWMGHKSDHSMGAVYYQLSDAQSQKFMQDINFDPPQGNQ, encoded by the coding sequence ATGATAAAAAATTATTTGATCGCAGATCGGGTGAAAATTATTCCCCGAGGTAAAAAGAAAATTTATACCGCTGAATTTTCCCATGAGGGAAAACATTGCCGGAAAAGTCTCAAAACAAGCAATCAGAAAGAAGCGATACGAAGAGCTACACAACTGGCTGCTAATCTTACCAGTGGTGAATTTCGAAAGGAGGTTGCACGAACCAGTCTTTGCGATGCTCAGGAACTCTACCTGAGCCAACTGGCATTTGAGGAAAGAGCAGAATCCACACAAGAGCGGTATCGTGGCGAACTCAACACCTTCATTCAGTTTTGTGCAGCCAGAGGGATTCGTAATTTAGCACAGATCAAACCGTTGCATTTTGATGAGTATCGAAAACATCGTGCTTCAACTCATGCTCCTGCTACGGTCTATCACGAATCAATGGTCATCAAGCAATTTTTGAATTGGTGCGTCAGTCGACATTTACTCAAAGAATCTCCGCTTAATCGAATTAAGATCCCGAGCGTGAAATCGAGTTGTCGGAGATTAGTCCCCACATTGGAGCAGGTCTACCAGATATTAGAAAGCTTATCTGCTTCACAAAGTATTATGCTGGCGATCCTGGCCTTCACGGGGATTCGCAGCGGAGAATTAAAACGTCTCCGCAAAGAAGACGTGGATCTGAAGAATAACTGGATTCATATCATGTCCAGAAAAGGAGCCGAGACGAAGACCAGAGATTCTCGCAAGATTCCGATTCACCCGAATTTGCGATGCATTCTGGAGCATCATCACCCCACACCTGGACCATGGTTCCTGACCGCTCAGGCGAGTCATCAGTATCCAGAGGGGGATCATCCCATTAATCCAAAAAACCTTAAGGTGCGTGTTCAGGCAACTGCACGCCAGTTTGGGATTCCAGTCGGACAAAAGTCCAACGGCCTGGTCTTGCATAGTTTTCGACACTTTTTTGAAACTCACGCTGTCAATTCCGGAATTCCTCAGAAAGCGATCGACAGCTGGATGGGGCACAAATCGGATCATTCCATGGGAGCGGTTTATTACCAGCTCTCAGATGCTCAATCACAAAAGTTCATGCAAGACATCAATTTTGATCCTCCGCAGGGGAATCAGTAA
- a CDS encoding helix-turn-helix domain-containing protein: MSRNGSRNIASKPEIERAVQAFRKSDPNVSKFGMTVDQFARELNVARKTLYEWIQKGRFDGTFRKRGKHIYFWPEKTLDRFYNGPEWR, encoded by the coding sequence ATGTCTCGCAACGGATCCAGGAATATTGCTTCAAAACCCGAAATCGAACGGGCGGTTCAAGCCTTTCGGAAATCTGATCCAAATGTCTCAAAGTTCGGTATGACAGTCGATCAATTTGCTCGTGAATTAAACGTTGCAAGGAAAACTCTCTACGAGTGGATTCAGAAAGGACGCTTTGATGGAACCTTCCGAAAACGCGGAAAACATATCTACTTCTGGCCTGAGAAAACCTTGGACCGATTCTACAACGGTCCTGAATGGAGATAA
- a CDS encoding ThiF family adenylyltransferase: MNNPDRFIRQADLVPRERIQELQATVIGVGAIGRQVALQLAALGVPRLQLIDFDQVEPTNITTQGYDHQDLEQLKVEATARRIQQLDPTIAVMSIADRFRSRMEIGTVVFCCVDRISTRESIWRSLQDRCEFWSDGRMLGESMRILTATDQQSREHYSSTLFKQSDAQSGQCTARSTIYTANIAAGLMLHQFTRWLRGMPNDADLCLSLLANDLMIANSKNGED; encoded by the coding sequence ATGAACAATCCCGATCGCTTTATAAGACAAGCCGACCTCGTTCCCCGAGAGCGGATCCAAGAGCTGCAGGCGACCGTGATCGGAGTCGGAGCGATTGGACGTCAGGTCGCCCTGCAACTGGCCGCTCTGGGTGTCCCGCGATTGCAACTGATCGATTTTGATCAGGTCGAGCCGACGAACATCACCACACAGGGCTACGACCATCAGGATCTGGAACAGCTTAAAGTCGAGGCCACGGCCCGACGCATTCAGCAACTCGATCCCACAATCGCAGTGATGTCGATCGCCGACCGCTTCCGCTCCCGTATGGAGATCGGAACGGTCGTCTTTTGCTGCGTCGACCGGATCAGCACCCGAGAATCCATCTGGCGATCCCTCCAGGACCGCTGCGAATTCTGGAGCGATGGCCGCATGCTGGGAGAATCGATGCGGATCCTGACCGCCACAGATCAGCAATCCCGAGAGCATTACAGCAGCACGCTCTTCAAGCAGTCAGATGCCCAGTCCGGTCAGTGCACGGCCCGCAGCACCATCTACACGGCCAACATCGCCGCCGGGCTGATGTTGCACCAGTTCACTCGCTGGTTACGTGGCATGCCAAACGATGCCGACCTCTGTCTGAGTCTTCTGGCGAATGATTTGATGATCGCCAATTCAAAGAATGGAGAAGATTGA
- a CDS encoding molybdopterin converting factor, with protein sequence MKILYINNDGGGFADYITIEPETTISKFVDQRLKHGLAADYLIRVNRQPVSSDYILQEGDRVSLTPTKIEGARGASGQSLGRRETERDCFAPAGR encoded by the coding sequence TTGAAGATTCTCTACATCAACAACGACGGCGGCGGTTTCGCCGACTACATCACCATCGAACCCGAGACCACCATCTCCAAGTTCGTTGACCAACGCCTCAAGCACGGCCTCGCAGCCGACTATCTCATCCGCGTCAACCGCCAACCAGTCAGCTCAGACTACATCCTCCAGGAAGGCGACCGCGTCTCCCTCACTCCCACCAAAATCGAAGGGGCACGAGGTGCCTCTGGGCAGTCGCTTGGGCGTCGAGAGACTGAGAGAGATTGTTTTGCTCCTGCAGGGCGTTGA